CGCAATAAAGCTATTTTAGAGAAAATTCAAACCGGAACAATTGATTACAATAAAAAAGACACTATACGGTTTTACAAAAAAGCCTTCAAGTTTTATCTTAAAAAAGAAGATCTGGAAAAAGTGTGGCTCAAAAAACTCCGTTACCAAATCCTGGATGATATTGCTGAAAAAAGTGACAATCTTGATTCTTTAAAATTAAATTTCAAGTCAATTGAATTACAATCGAGAACTACTATTTTATCAAACGAAATCTGCAGGATAAACACACTTTTAGAACGAAAAGACACACAGCAGGAAAACCTTTACAACTTTTTTTGTACCTACTTTGATCCGCATACAGCCTATTTTAGCGATGATTCTAAATCAAGTTTTGTAGCATCTTTATCGAAAGAACATTTTTCATTAGGAGTAAGTTTAAAATTAAATGAGAAAAATGAAATCATTATTGATGAATTAGATCCAAATGGTCCTGCATTTCAAACGGGACAGATTAAAAAAGGAGACCAGATAGTTTCAATTTCAAATCAAAAAGAAACCTTAGAGGTTTCATGTGCATCATTAGAATCCGTTTCAAGTATGATATTATCTGAGTCTAATAGAAAGATCACACTTACTTTAAAACGAAACTCTGGTAAAAATTTTGAGGTTTATATCGAAAAACAAATAATGAAAGATGAAGAAAATTCTGTTTATAGTTTCATTATTGGTAAAGAAAGTAAAATTGGATATATTAAGATTCCCAGCTTCTATGCAGATCTGGATCAAAATAACCGTAAAGGCTGCGCTGATGATGTAGTCAGGGAAGTCATCAAACTTGAGAGAGATAACATAAAAGGTCTTGTAATTGATCTGATTAATAACGGCGGCGGTTCTATGGAAGAAGCTATAAGGCTGTCCGGTATGTTTATCGATTACGGACCACTTTCTGTTGTTATAGATAATAAGCAAAACAGAACTGTAATAAACGACCCGTACAGAGGTTTGATTTATAAAGGACCAATCGTAATTTTAATAAACAGCAATACAGCATCTGCAAGTGAATTTTTTGCTTCAAATTTACAAGACTATAACCGCGCTTTATTATTAGGCAGTAGCACGTTAGGAAAAGCTACCATGCAGACAATCGTTCCTCTTGATGAAAATACAACTACTGATTTTTTAAAAATAAGTATTAATAAATTTTACAGGATAACCGGTAAAAGCCATCAAAATACAGGTGTTAAACCAGATGTTATTCTTCCTGAATTCTATGAAAATATCTTTCAAAAAGAAAGCAGTTTCCCAACTGCTATCCAAAATGACAGTATCGACCTTTCATTAAAATACAAACCTTATGTAAAAAGAAATCTGATTGATAAAATTGCCAAAAACAGTTCGGCAAGATTAGCTGACAATTTCTATTTTAAACAAATCAGGGAAATCAATTCAAAAATTGACGAAATGATAAATGCTCCAAAAACGGAAGTACCAATGACAATGAATTCAATCTTTGAGCAGAAAACTATCAGAGAAAAAATATGGAAGGAAATCAATGCATTTAGTGATACAAATAATCCGTTAGATGTACATAATTCAACTGTAAATCAATTCTTGCTTGGTGTATACCCCGCTGAAAAAACAATAAATCAGTATAAAATTGATAATCTGAAAACGAATCCTTACCTAAACGAAGCCGTAAATATTATTAATGAATTTAATACTTCAAAATAAATTTCAGATTATCTAAATTTCAAACTTTTTTTATTTTTTAAACTAAAAGCATAATTTTAAAAAGAATATAATTTGATTTTGGAAAAATAAGGAATAACTGTATTTTTGCATCACAAAACTAAAAATTAGAAATGGGAAGAGCGTTCGAATTTAGAAAAGGAAGAAAAATGAAACGTTGGTCAGCAATGGCCAAAACATTTACCAGAATTGGTAAAGATATCGTTATGGCTGTTAAAGAAGGCGGACCAAACCCAGACGCCAATTCTAGATTAAGAGCAGTTATACAAAATGCAAAAGCAGCCAACATGCCTAAAGATAATGTGGAGCGTGCTATAAAAAATGCAAGTAATAAAGATACTGCCAACTATAAAGAAATTTTATTCGAAGGATATGCCCCTCACGGAATTGCCATTTTGATTGAGACAGCTTCTGATAACAACAACAGAACAGTAGCCAATATCCGCAGTTATTTCAATAAATGCAACGGTACTATGGGTACTCAGGGTTCTGTTGAGTTTATGTTTGACCACACTTGTAATTTCAGAATTGCTAATAATGGTCTTGATGCCGAAGAATTAGAATTAGAACTAATTGATTTTGGTGCCGAAGAAGTTTTTGAGGATGAAGACGGAATCTTAATTTATGCTCCTTTTGGAAGTTTTGGAGCTTTACAAAAAGAATTAGAAAACAGAGGACTGGAAATCTTATCATCTGGTTTTGAACGTATTCCTCAAATCACAAAAGAATTAACAGAAGCTCAAATAGCGGACGTTGAAAAACTGATTGAAAAAATAGAAGAAGATGATGATGTAATGAACGTCTATCATACTATGAAAGAGCATTAATATTCTTTTATATATAAAACAAGAGCCCTGAAAATTCAGGGCTCTTTTGTTTATAATGATTTTAAACAAATTTAGAACTATATATATTTTGCGAATATTATATTTGCACCTCCAAATTTAAAAATAACCTATGAAAAATTCCAAGTACACTAAAGTTGCCATAATAATTATGGTAATATTATTTGTAATTGTAAGTATGTTAGGATGTACGGTACACCACAACCACTCACATCCTCATTCGCACCACAAATCAAAAAAAATGCCTCCTGGTCAGGCTAAAAAAATATCCGGAGACAAAAGTGCTAAATCACATGCACATGGTCATCGTTAAAAAATATTTTTATTCAAAGCCTTTTAATTTTTAAGAGGCTTTTTAGTTTCTGTCAATAAAGAAACAACAGTATTTGGCATAAATACATTTTTTCTAAAAGTTAACACTGCTTCTTAAAATAATCACAAATCTTCATCTGTAAATAGCAAATCCTGACTACATTTGCACTGTCAAAAAATCACAGATATGAATTTACAGCATATTCCACAAATTAAGCATACTGACAGTGGCAATTTCTTTTTATTAGCAGGACCCTGCGCTATAGAAGGAGAAGAAATGGCGCTTCGAATTGCGGAAAAATTAGTTGGTATTACCAACAAACTTCAGATTCCTTATGTATTTAAAGGATCATTTAAAAAAGCCAACCGTTCCAGAATTGATAGTTTCTCCGGAATTGGTGATGAAAAAGCACTAAAAATTTTACGAAAAGTTTCTGAAACTTTCCATGTTCCAACAGTAACGGATATTCATACGAATGAAGACGCTGATATGGCTGCACAATATGTGGATGTATTGCAAATCCCTGCTTTCTTAGTACGTCAGACTGATTTGGTTGTAGCTGCTGCTAATACAGGAAAAACAGTAAATTTGAAAAAAGGACAATTTATGAGTCCGGAAAGCATGAAACATGCAGTTCAAAAAGTATTAGATTGTCATAATGAAAATGTTATGGTTACAGACCGCGGTACTATGTTTGGTTATCAGGATATGATTGTTGATTACCGTGGGATTCCCACTATGCAGCAATATGCTACAACGGTTCTGGATGTAACACACTCTCTACAACAGCCAAACCAAACTGCAGGTGTTACCGGTGGAAGGCCAGATATGATAGAAACTGTTGCCAAAGCAGGTATTGCTGTAGGTGTTGATGGTATTTTTATCGAAACTCATTTTGATCCTGCAAATGCTAAAAGCGATGGTGCCAATATGCTTCATTTGGACTATTTTGAAGGACTAATGACCAAATTGGTAGCTATCAGAAAAACGGTTAATTCATTCTAATTTCATAATAATAAATTGAAAAATAATTTTTTATTCTTGCCTTTTTTCTTAATGTGTTTCGCTGTAAATACATTTGCTCAGGAAGAAATTGCAATACAAGACA
The Flavobacterium flavigenum genome window above contains:
- a CDS encoding carboxy terminal-processing peptidase, yielding MKKIILVFLLITNILFSQNSDKTCEILTKINHLIQSEHIRPKPLDDNLSIYVFDNLMDELDPSRNIFFKSEYDEMSKQYRLNIDDLIVQGDCSFLSDITNKYRNGLLRNKAILEKIQTGTIDYNKKDTIRFYKKAFKFYLKKEDLEKVWLKKLRYQILDDIAEKSDNLDSLKLNFKSIELQSRTTILSNEICRINTLLERKDTQQENLYNFFCTYFDPHTAYFSDDSKSSFVASLSKEHFSLGVSLKLNEKNEIIIDELDPNGPAFQTGQIKKGDQIVSISNQKETLEVSCASLESVSSMILSESNRKITLTLKRNSGKNFEVYIEKQIMKDEENSVYSFIIGKESKIGYIKIPSFYADLDQNNRKGCADDVVREVIKLERDNIKGLVIDLINNGGGSMEEAIRLSGMFIDYGPLSVVIDNKQNRTVINDPYRGLIYKGPIVILINSNTASASEFFASNLQDYNRALLLGSSTLGKATMQTIVPLDENTTTDFLKISINKFYRITGKSHQNTGVKPDVILPEFYENIFQKESSFPTAIQNDSIDLSLKYKPYVKRNLIDKIAKNSSARLADNFYFKQIREINSKIDEMINAPKTEVPMTMNSIFEQKTIREKIWKEINAFSDTNNPLDVHNSTVNQFLLGVYPAEKTINQYKIDNLKTNPYLNEAVNIINEFNTSK
- a CDS encoding YebC/PmpR family DNA-binding transcriptional regulator; amino-acid sequence: MGRAFEFRKGRKMKRWSAMAKTFTRIGKDIVMAVKEGGPNPDANSRLRAVIQNAKAANMPKDNVERAIKNASNKDTANYKEILFEGYAPHGIAILIETASDNNNRTVANIRSYFNKCNGTMGTQGSVEFMFDHTCNFRIANNGLDAEELELELIDFGAEEVFEDEDGILIYAPFGSFGALQKELENRGLEILSSGFERIPQITKELTEAQIADVEKLIEKIEEDDDVMNVYHTMKEH
- the kdsA gene encoding 3-deoxy-8-phosphooctulonate synthase, translating into MNLQHIPQIKHTDSGNFFLLAGPCAIEGEEMALRIAEKLVGITNKLQIPYVFKGSFKKANRSRIDSFSGIGDEKALKILRKVSETFHVPTVTDIHTNEDADMAAQYVDVLQIPAFLVRQTDLVVAAANTGKTVNLKKGQFMSPESMKHAVQKVLDCHNENVMVTDRGTMFGYQDMIVDYRGIPTMQQYATTVLDVTHSLQQPNQTAGVTGGRPDMIETVAKAGIAVGVDGIFIETHFDPANAKSDGANMLHLDYFEGLMTKLVAIRKTVNSF